A section of the Stenotrophomonas sp. 364 genome encodes:
- a CDS encoding alpha/beta fold hydrolase, protein MRVSCRPLATGAVLLLLAACQATPEATPEAAQRQYGHLTFKPCTLTSTQASDNVEAQCATLQVAENPAAPDGRKIGLNIAWLDTSNEGEGKGDPVFFLAGGPGQAATEVAAVINVALREVRKQRDIILVDQRGTGKSNPLTCLGADGKEMALDDSIAPTTQAIADFAAQCAAPLASRADTRFYTTTQAIADIDTVRAALGVDKINLIGGSYGTRVAQQYAAHYPKHTRAVVIDGVAPNDVVVGGDFANTFEAAIDLQAAQCRKDAACAKRFPIDTHTQLKNVMDALAKAPVEVEYRDPGTADTKRDVLTSDSVTGLAFMFSYMPELSSLLPVVLDEAAHGRYAPLMSLSRMASRSLGVQMNRGMQWSVICAEDADRYQEPAASDRLLGPEVARMFFAACPGWKVGTRPKEFTAPLKSDLPVLLLSGQFDPVTPPRYAEQVLKTLPNGRHLIAKGQGHGTLNAGCMPRLLGQFMDKADAKSLDATCLDSLSPVPAFTSFNGWEP, encoded by the coding sequence ATGCGAGTTTCCTGCCGTCCCTTGGCGACCGGTGCAGTCTTGCTGCTGCTGGCCGCCTGCCAGGCCACACCGGAGGCCACCCCGGAAGCCGCGCAACGCCAGTACGGACACCTGACGTTCAAGCCGTGCACGCTGACCAGCACCCAGGCCAGCGACAACGTGGAAGCGCAGTGCGCCACCCTGCAGGTGGCCGAGAACCCGGCCGCGCCGGACGGGCGCAAGATCGGGTTGAACATCGCCTGGCTGGATACCAGCAACGAAGGCGAGGGCAAGGGCGACCCGGTGTTCTTCCTGGCCGGTGGACCGGGCCAGGCAGCGACTGAAGTGGCCGCGGTGATCAACGTGGCGTTGCGCGAAGTGCGCAAGCAACGCGACATCATCCTGGTCGACCAGCGCGGCACGGGCAAATCCAACCCGCTCACCTGCCTGGGGGCCGACGGCAAGGAAATGGCGCTGGACGACAGCATCGCCCCGACCACCCAGGCCATTGCCGACTTCGCCGCCCAGTGCGCCGCGCCGCTGGCCAGCCGCGCCGACACCCGCTTCTACACCACCACCCAGGCCATCGCCGACATCGACACCGTGCGTGCGGCGCTGGGCGTGGACAAGATCAATCTGATCGGCGGCTCGTACGGCACCCGCGTGGCCCAGCAGTACGCCGCGCACTACCCGAAGCACACCCGTGCGGTGGTGATCGACGGGGTGGCCCCGAACGACGTGGTGGTGGGCGGTGATTTCGCCAACACCTTTGAAGCCGCCATCGACCTGCAGGCGGCGCAGTGCAGGAAGGATGCCGCCTGCGCCAAGCGCTTCCCGATCGATACGCACACCCAGCTCAAGAACGTCATGGACGCGCTGGCCAAGGCTCCGGTGGAGGTCGAGTACCGTGACCCGGGGACCGCCGACACCAAGCGCGATGTGTTGACGTCCGATTCGGTCACCGGCCTGGCCTTCATGTTCTCCTACATGCCCGAGCTGTCCTCGCTGCTGCCGGTGGTGCTGGATGAGGCGGCGCACGGCCGCTACGCCCCGCTGATGTCGCTGAGCAGGATGGCCAGCCGCTCCCTGGGGGTACAGATGAACCGTGGCATGCAGTGGTCGGTCATCTGCGCCGAGGATGCCGACCGCTACCAGGAGCCGGCCGCCAGCGATCGCCTGCTCGGCCCCGAAGTGGCGCGCATGTTCTTCGCCGCCTGCCCGGGCTGGAAGGTCGGCACGCGCCCGAAGGAGTTCACCGCACCGCTGAAGAGCGACCTGCCGGTGTTGCTGCTGTCGGGCCAGTTCGATCCGGTCACCCCGCCGCGCTACGCCGAGCAGGTGCTCAAGACCCTGCCCAATGGCCGTCATCTGATCGCCAAGGGCCAGGGCCACGGCACCCTCAACGCCGGCTGCATGCCGCGCCTGCTGGGCCAGTTCATGGACAAGGCAGACGCCAAATCGCTCGACGCCACCTGCCTGGACTCGCTGAGTCCGGTGCCGGCCTTCACCTCGTTCAACGGATGGGAACCATGA
- a CDS encoding GGDEF domain-containing protein, whose product MSLDFPTVAVLGYLLCLGIAVGFSLLLLVLRGQPALRLWTASLWLLALSLTSVALRAQLPVVPLVIFGNAVLALSAVLMLYGVARHLQRPLPAWQPAVLAGAYVAGIVVFVVPFPNLAVRLNVASLFSVLVNSWMAWMLVRHAPPQQRTSCWLAAAIFAAEAVVYLVRLWLPVAPDAGQDIFRAGAPMFATYLAGIFLELARCFALVLLLVERMLVDLRRAARTDGLTGLLNRSAVLADGQACLLQCQRQQQPLALLLLDVDHFKQINDRWGHLTGDQVLHHFAAVLAGSLASQQHLLGRYGGEEFVVLLPGGDHARAREQAASIRAQLQAHPAHVGDTPVVVTTSIGLVVGTGAHDLAALLAAADRALYQAKADGRDRTVSAVPQPA is encoded by the coding sequence ATGTCCCTGGATTTCCCCACCGTCGCCGTGCTCGGCTACCTGCTGTGCCTGGGCATCGCAGTGGGCTTCTCATTGCTGCTGCTGGTCCTGCGCGGGCAACCGGCGCTGCGCCTGTGGACGGCCAGCCTGTGGCTGCTGGCACTCAGCCTGACCTCGGTGGCGCTGCGCGCGCAGCTGCCCGTCGTTCCCCTGGTGATCTTCGGCAATGCGGTGCTGGCGCTCTCGGCGGTGCTGATGCTGTACGGGGTGGCGCGCCACCTGCAGCGGCCGCTGCCGGCCTGGCAGCCGGCCGTGCTGGCCGGTGCATACGTGGCCGGCATCGTTGTGTTCGTGGTGCCGTTCCCGAACCTGGCCGTCCGGCTCAACGTGGCCAGCCTGTTCTCGGTACTGGTCAACAGCTGGATGGCCTGGATGCTGGTACGCCATGCGCCGCCCCAGCAGCGCACCAGCTGCTGGCTGGCCGCGGCCATCTTCGCGGCCGAAGCGGTGGTGTACCTGGTGCGGCTGTGGCTGCCGGTGGCCCCCGACGCCGGCCAGGACATCTTCCGGGCTGGGGCGCCGATGTTCGCCACCTACCTCGCGGGCATCTTCCTGGAGCTGGCCCGTTGCTTCGCGCTGGTCCTGCTGCTGGTGGAGCGGATGCTGGTGGACCTGCGCCGCGCGGCACGCACCGACGGCCTGACCGGCCTGCTCAACCGCAGCGCGGTGTTGGCCGATGGCCAGGCATGCCTGCTGCAGTGCCAACGGCAGCAACAACCGTTGGCCCTGCTGCTGCTGGACGTGGACCACTTCAAGCAGATCAACGACCGCTGGGGGCATCTCACCGGCGACCAGGTGCTGCACCACTTCGCCGCGGTCCTGGCCGGCAGCCTGGCCAGCCAGCAGCATCTGCTGGGCCGCTACGGCGGGGAGGAGTTCGTGGTGCTGTTGCCGGGGGGCGATCATGCCCGGGCCCGGGAACAGGCGGCCAGCATTCGTGCGCAGCTGCAGGCCCATCCCGCACACGTGGGCGACACGCCGGTGGTGGTCACCACCAGCATCGGGCTGGTGGTCGGCACGGGCGCGCACGACCTCGCAGCCTTGCTGGCCGCCGCCGACCGGGCGCTTTACCAGGCCAAGGCCGACGGCCGCGATCGCACGGTCAGTGCGGTGCCACAGCCTGCCTGA
- a CDS encoding ABC transporter permease — protein MARMSSLSTLLTVMRKELRDLSRDRRTLALTLLLGPLLYPILILGMGKLAESRVKTQIDKPLEIATIGRENAPNLVRFLAAQGLNAVDAPKDLTAAIRDQQIDVALRISPDFGKDWAEGRPALVEIVKDSTRRAADIPSMRLQTALAGYNQQVGALRLLARGVDAQVARPLDLATQDLATAEAKRGQVLSFLLPVLLTITSFLGGAYLVMDTTAGERERQSLEPLLATPASRSAIVSGKIAAACVVGMASLLLTLLAFKLSAQLSSSGAGRQLNMGFLPMAQMLLIMLPMLFIGTSLLTFLSAAAKSMKEAQSHMTWLMLLPMLPGYALMVYPLKSELWQFAVPFLAQNQMLLKIIRHEAISMQMWAVYLAAGFGLAAVLWYAAVRRYHQERLAISG, from the coding sequence ATTGCACGCATGAGTTCGTTGAGCACGTTGTTGACCGTGATGCGCAAGGAACTGCGCGATCTTTCCCGCGACCGTCGCACCCTCGCGCTGACCCTGCTGCTGGGCCCGCTGCTGTATCCCATCCTGATCCTGGGCATGGGCAAGCTGGCCGAAAGCCGGGTCAAGACCCAGATCGACAAACCGCTGGAGATCGCCACCATCGGCCGCGAGAACGCCCCCAACCTGGTGCGCTTCCTGGCCGCGCAGGGGCTCAATGCGGTGGATGCGCCCAAGGACCTGACCGCAGCCATCCGCGACCAGCAGATCGACGTCGCGCTGCGGATCAGCCCGGACTTCGGCAAGGACTGGGCCGAAGGGCGCCCGGCGCTGGTAGAGATCGTCAAGGACAGCACCCGCCGCGCCGCCGACATCCCGAGCATGCGCCTGCAGACCGCGCTGGCCGGCTACAACCAGCAGGTGGGCGCGCTGCGCCTGCTTGCCCGTGGCGTGGATGCGCAGGTCGCGCGGCCTCTGGACCTGGCCACCCAGGACCTGGCCACGGCCGAGGCCAAGCGTGGCCAGGTGCTGTCGTTCCTGCTGCCGGTGCTGCTGACCATCACCTCGTTCCTGGGCGGTGCCTACCTGGTGATGGACACCACCGCCGGCGAGCGCGAGCGCCAATCGCTGGAACCGCTGCTGGCCACGCCCGCATCGCGGAGTGCAATCGTCAGCGGCAAGATCGCCGCTGCCTGCGTGGTCGGCATGGCGTCGCTGCTGCTCACCCTGCTCGCGTTCAAACTGAGTGCGCAGCTGTCCAGCAGCGGGGCAGGGCGGCAATTGAACATGGGCTTCCTGCCGATGGCGCAGATGCTGCTGATCATGCTGCCGATGCTGTTCATCGGCACCTCGCTGCTGACTTTCCTGTCGGCAGCGGCCAAGAGCATGAAGGAAGCCCAGAGCCACATGACCTGGCTGATGCTGCTGCCAATGCTGCCCGGCTACGCGCTGATGGTGTATCCGCTGAAGAGCGAGCTGTGGCAGTTCGCGGTGCCGTTCCTGGCGCAGAACCAGATGCTGCTGAAGATCATCCGACACGAGGCGATCAGCATGCAGATGTGGGCCGTCTACCTGGCCGCCGGCTTCGGCCTTGCCGCGGTGCTGTGGTATGCGGCGGTGCGCCGTTACCACCAGGAGCGGTTGGCGATTTCGGGTTGA
- a CDS encoding ferredoxin--NADP reductase, with amino-acid sequence MPVQFPLKLVDRRMLAPTVGHYQFLRDDGQPLDFQPGQFIQVHFEYADGTATKRSYSLATIHNHALGAGEAVDIAVSFVPGGAATALFEGLDIGGHVTASGPFGRFCLQLGDHNARYLLIATGTGVTPYRSMLPLLATAMADRGVEVVLLQGARTPAELLYSDDFYAFAAAHPGFRYVPCLSRELPENPHPDVRHGYVQQHLAEFAPNPATDIAYLCGNPDMVDATFEALKDAGLPTPQVRREKYVSSK; translated from the coding sequence GTGCCTGTTCAATTCCCCCTCAAACTGGTCGACCGGCGCATGCTGGCCCCGACCGTCGGCCACTACCAGTTCCTGCGAGATGACGGCCAGCCGCTGGATTTCCAGCCCGGCCAGTTCATCCAGGTTCATTTCGAGTACGCCGACGGCACCGCCACCAAGCGCAGTTACTCACTGGCCACCATTCACAACCACGCCCTTGGCGCGGGCGAAGCGGTCGATATCGCGGTCAGCTTCGTCCCCGGCGGCGCCGCCACGGCCCTGTTCGAGGGCCTGGACATCGGCGGCCACGTCACCGCCAGCGGCCCGTTCGGCCGGTTCTGCCTGCAGCTGGGCGACCACAACGCCCGCTACCTGCTGATCGCCACCGGCACCGGGGTCACCCCGTACCGGTCGATGCTGCCGCTGCTGGCCACCGCCATGGCCGACCGTGGGGTGGAGGTGGTGCTGCTCCAGGGCGCCCGCACCCCCGCCGAGCTGCTCTACAGCGACGACTTCTATGCCTTCGCGGCCGCCCACCCGGGCTTCCGCTACGTGCCGTGCCTGTCGCGCGAGCTGCCGGAGAACCCGCATCCGGACGTGCGCCACGGCTACGTGCAGCAGCACCTGGCCGAGTTCGCCCCGAACCCGGCCACCGACATCGCCTACCTGTGCGGCAACCCGGACATGGTCGATGCCACCTTCGAGGCGTTGAAGGACGCCGGCCTGCCGACCCCGCAGGTGCGGCGCGAGAAGTACGTCAGCAGCAAGTAA
- a CDS encoding helix-turn-helix transcriptional regulator translates to MADPTHSALLDPALADDPAGPLLFAARTFPRGGKAGPRRTPRHQHARGQLLGADSGLMQIDVGATHWLLPAGHLAWIPPDLPHALLAPQGFEGWSLYFNVAASALLPDQPRILAPGPLLQAAIQRAQQWPPGPLDAAQRRLAGVIVDEIATHPMLPLALAHPQDRRLRRVASAFAAHPEDNRSVEHWAAFAGLSSRTLTRQWQRETGMGLSRWRQRLRVLHALPRLAAGDTVTRTALALGYETASAFIAVFKRELGDTPARYARDARG, encoded by the coding sequence ATGGCAGATCCGACACACTCCGCCCTGCTCGACCCGGCGCTGGCCGATGACCCCGCCGGCCCGCTTCTGTTCGCTGCCCGCACCTTCCCGCGGGGAGGCAAGGCCGGTCCACGACGCACACCGCGCCACCAGCATGCGCGTGGGCAACTGCTGGGCGCCGACAGCGGCCTGATGCAGATCGATGTGGGGGCCACGCACTGGCTGTTGCCGGCCGGCCACCTGGCCTGGATTCCGCCTGACCTGCCGCACGCGTTGCTGGCGCCACAGGGTTTCGAGGGGTGGAGCCTGTACTTCAACGTGGCCGCCAGCGCGCTGCTGCCCGACCAGCCCCGGATTCTGGCACCGGGCCCGCTGCTGCAGGCCGCCATCCAGCGCGCGCAACAGTGGCCACCCGGTCCGTTGGATGCTGCACAGCGACGTCTTGCAGGGGTGATCGTGGATGAGATCGCCACCCATCCGATGTTGCCGTTGGCCCTGGCACACCCGCAGGATCGACGCTTGCGACGCGTGGCCAGCGCGTTCGCCGCCCATCCCGAGGACAACCGCAGCGTCGAGCACTGGGCCGCGTTCGCCGGCCTGTCCAGCCGCACGCTCACCCGCCAATGGCAGCGCGAAACCGGCATGGGGCTGTCGCGTTGGCGGCAACGGCTACGGGTGCTGCATGCTCTGCCCCGGCTGGCGGCGGGTGACACGGTCACGCGTACCGCGTTGGCGCTGGGGTATGAGACCGCCAGCGCGTTCATCGCGGTATTCAAACGCGAACTGGGCGATACACCGGCGCGGTACGCGCGGGATGCACGCGGATGA
- a CDS encoding ATP-binding cassette domain-containing protein, translating to MIVAENLHKAFKTKTGLIKAVENVGFQAEDGQITGLLGPNGAGKTTTMRMLYTLMTPDQGRVLVDGIDAASDAVAVRRRLGVLPDARGVYKRLTARENIAYFGQLHGMSAAQIRARTQVLSQALDMEDILDRQTDGFSQGQRTKTAIARALVHDPRNVILDEPTNGLDVMTTRALRGFLRGLRDEGRCVIFSSHIMQEVAALCDRIVIIAHGTVMAAGSADELRAQTGEDNLEDAFVKVIGSEEGLHA from the coding sequence ATGATCGTCGCCGAGAACCTGCACAAAGCCTTCAAGACCAAGACCGGCCTGATCAAGGCAGTGGAGAACGTCGGCTTCCAGGCCGAGGACGGCCAGATCACCGGCCTGCTCGGCCCCAACGGCGCCGGCAAGACCACCACCATGCGCATGCTGTACACGCTGATGACGCCCGACCAGGGCCGCGTGCTGGTGGATGGCATCGACGCGGCCAGCGATGCGGTCGCGGTACGCCGCCGGCTGGGCGTGCTGCCCGACGCGCGCGGTGTGTACAAGCGCCTGACCGCCCGAGAGAACATCGCCTACTTTGGCCAGCTGCACGGCATGAGCGCCGCGCAGATCCGCGCGCGCACCCAGGTGCTGTCGCAGGCGCTGGACATGGAGGACATCCTGGACCGCCAGACCGACGGCTTCTCGCAGGGCCAGCGGACCAAGACCGCCATCGCCCGCGCGCTGGTGCATGACCCGCGCAACGTGATCCTGGATGAACCCACCAACGGCCTGGACGTAATGACCACGCGCGCGCTGCGTGGCTTCCTGCGTGGCCTGCGCGACGAGGGCCGCTGCGTGATTTTTTCCAGCCACATCATGCAGGAGGTGGCCGCGCTGTGCGATCGCATCGTGATCATCGCCCACGGCACGGTCATGGCGGCCGGCAGCGCCGATGAGCTGCGTGCACAGACCGGGGAAGACAACCTGGAAGATGCCTTCGTCAAGGTGATCGGTTCGGAAGAAGGATTGCACGCATGA